Genomic segment of Niallia taxi:
TATTGATGTTGCCAAATGGAAGGAACGGTCTCTGACAGAAGCAGAAGGCCAACGTGTTACGAAAGGTCCTTTAATTGGGTTTAATGAAAATCTTGCGACGAATATCGCGATTATGAGACATGCCATTAAAAACGAACAACTTCGATTAGAAAATTATACGTTTGGAAGCCTTACGAATACAAATATTTGCATAATCTATTTAGAACAATCAGTAGATAAAACATTATTAGCAGAATTAAAAAAAAGGTTAACAAAAATAAAAAGCAGTAAAATATTGGATGCAAACTATGTGGAAGAATATATTCGCGATCAGTTTCTCACACCGTTTCCACTGATTTTGACAACAGATAGACCTGATGTGCTTACAGGAGAAATTACGGATGGGAAAATTGCGATTTTAGTTGAGGGTACACCGTATGCGTTAGTCATACCAGCACTTTTTTTACAGTTCTTGCAATCACCAGACGATTATTACTTCGTTAATGGTGGTGTAACAAGGCTTCTCAGAATCCTTGCATTGACCTTGGCTATTTATTTACCAGCGTTTTATCTTGCCTTTGTTACATACCATCCAGGGCTATTGCCCTTTGATTTAATTTTGAGCCTGGCTTCTCAAAGGGAAGGTAAACCTTTACCTTTAGTCGTTGAGTTACTTCTCTTTATGTTTCTTTTCCAAATTATCATTGAAGGTGCATTGCGATTGCCGAAGGGATTGGTTTCAGTGGTGTCCATTGTTGGGACGATAATCATTGGTCAGTCAGCCGTAGAAGCA
This window contains:
- a CDS encoding spore germination protein, which produces MGASLKGISADNIKASLGNPDDLNVRSITLNLLMENRLECSIVFIAGIADEKEIENFIIKPLQQLSPAVEIKDILLTVQKEIIQAKSIATLHLYKDAIHDVLNGKTIVIIEGINDVLSIDVAKWKERSLTEAEGQRVTKGPLIGFNENLATNIAIMRHAIKNEQLRLENYTFGSLTNTNICIIYLEQSVDKTLLAELKKRLTKIKSSKILDANYVEEYIRDQFLTPFPLILTTDRPDVLTGEITDGKIAILVEGTPYALVIPALFLQFLQSPDDYYFVNGGVTRLLRILALTLAIYLPAFYLAFVTYHPGLLPFDLILSLASQREGKPLPLVVELLLFMFLFQIIIEGALRLPKGLVSVVSIVGTIIIGQSAVEAGLVQPATLLVVSMSYIFSFVAPIMTLATAVRTLRYGFILIAAFLGLYGIILATLALVFHLNHLRSFGVPYFSPLFPFNPKDQKDTIYRFPLRKLTNKHQFQHEEPVSKKRE